The following coding sequences are from one Paenibacillus sp. FSL R5-0912 window:
- a CDS encoding AraC family transcriptional regulator: MFAVNIEMLPRIKLMGFVSYKQPWVHFTRTTNEYVLYFIKSGELHLTENGTHYILKKGDILILEPNLEHAGTKKHVCDYYYIHFEHPDINFVQVEDMLTMARRFILEEETQQAEGGSSSCHFPKHYVLSKKVLSLSFQAMNEMLQLYRRKYFNRGLTALKFMEWLIEVSREHFIAALQEHEGSSTKPLIKVHTLLEYIHEHYTDKITGSGIAQEFDCNYDYMNRIFTKLTGESIMRYVNRVRINHAKELIEATHLPFGEIGYLTGLDDPFYFSKVFKKYVGVTPSEYYREVREQGKLDHSSSNRKL; the protein is encoded by the coding sequence TTGTTTGCTGTTAACATCGAGATGCTGCCGAGAATTAAACTTATGGGATTCGTTTCTTATAAGCAGCCCTGGGTACATTTTACAAGAACTACCAACGAGTATGTTCTGTATTTCATCAAAAGCGGAGAACTCCACCTTACGGAGAATGGAACGCACTATATACTAAAAAAGGGAGATATCCTTATTCTGGAGCCTAATCTGGAGCATGCAGGAACGAAAAAGCATGTCTGCGATTACTACTATATTCATTTTGAACATCCGGATATAAACTTCGTTCAGGTGGAAGATATGCTCACGATGGCCAGGCGCTTCATTCTGGAGGAAGAGACACAGCAAGCCGAAGGGGGCAGCTCAAGCTGCCACTTTCCCAAGCATTACGTTTTGTCCAAAAAAGTTCTGTCTCTCTCCTTTCAGGCAATGAATGAAATGCTTCAGTTATATAGAAGAAAATACTTCAACCGCGGGCTAACCGCCCTGAAATTTATGGAATGGCTCATTGAAGTATCCCGGGAGCATTTCATTGCAGCACTTCAAGAGCATGAAGGCAGCAGTACCAAACCCCTGATCAAAGTCCATACCCTGCTGGAGTACATTCACGAGCACTACACGGACAAAATTACAGGGAGCGGGATCGCGCAGGAATTTGACTGCAACTACGATTACATGAACCGTATCTTCACCAAGCTGACCGGCGAGAGTATCATGCGCTATGTCAACCGGGTGCGGATCAACCATGCGAAGGAGCTGATTGAAGCCACGCACCTGCCGTTCGGCGAAATCGGCTATTTGACCGGATTAGATGATCCCTTTTATTTCAGCAAAGTGTTCAAAAAGTACGTTGGAGTTACACCTTCCGAGTATTACAGAGAGGTGCGGGAACAGGGGAAGCTTGATCATTCAAGCTCTAACCGGAAGCTGTAA